The DNA region TCGGCGGCGTGCTGTCGTCGGTGCCGTTCAAGGCCGCCGAGGTGACGTCGCTGCCGGCGCCGATGTTCCACGCGCTGGGCTTCCTGCACGCCACCATCGCGATGATGTTGGGCTCGACGCTGGTGCTGCGCCGCCGGTTCAAACCTGCCACCGTGCTCGCCGACATCGAGAAGAACAAGGCCACCGCGATGGTCGTGGTGCCGGTGATGCTGTCCCGGTTGCTCGACGAGCTCGACAAGACCTCACCCAAACCGGACCTGTCCTCGCTGCGCATCGTCTTCGTCTCCGGGTCGCAGCTGGGCGCCGAGCTGGCCACCAGGGCGCTGAAGGAACTGGGGCCCGTCATCTACAACCTGTACGGATCCACCGAGGTGGCATTCGCGAGTATCGCTCGGCCGCAGGACCTTTCGATCAATCCGGCCACCGTCGGACCGGTGGTCAGGGGCATGAAGGTCAAGATCCTCGACGACAACGGCCACGAGGTGCCGCGCGGCCAGGTCGGCCGGATCTTCGTCGGCAACTTCTTCCCGTTCGAGGGCTACACCGGCGGCGGCGGCAAGCAGATCATCGACGGGCTGCTGTCCTCCGGCGATGTGGGCTACTTCGATGACAACGACCTGCTCTACGTCAGCGGCCGCGACGACGAGATGATCGTCTCCGGCGGCGAGAACGTGTTCCCCGCCGAGATCGAGGACCTCGTCAGCGGCCATCCCGAGGTCGTCGAGGCCACCGCGTTGGGTGTCGAGGACAAGGAGTGGGGAGCCCGGCTCCGGTGCTTCGTGGTCAAGGTCGAGGGCGCGACGATCGACGAAGACGCCATCAAGACCTACGTGAGGGAGAACCTCGCCCGCTACAAGGTGCCCCGCGAGGTGGTGTTCCTCGACGAACTCCCGCGCAATCCCACCGGCAAGATCCTCAAGCGCCAACTTCGCGAGATGGAATAGCCCGGCGCCCGCAGAAACGGTATTCCACGCGGCGAATTCGCGTTCTCGCGCGCGCTGACTGCAATCTCGGCGCTACTGCACCCCGCCGGCCATGAACGCTGACCCCGGGATCGCCAGCGCCACCAGCATCAGCAGCAGCAGGAACCACCCGGCGCCCTGCCACGCGAACCAACCACCGCCGGCTTTCCAGATGCGGTAGGTGTGGATCAGCGCGCCGACACCACCGGCGAACAGGATCGCGGGCACCATCGCCGCGACGAACACCGAGTCGCGGGCGGCGAACGCAAAAACCGCAAACGCGACGCCCGCCACGGCGACCACCGCAGACATGTAGACGGCGGCCGCCCGGAAGGACCCGGGCTGGTTGAACCGCTTCTCGACATCGTTGGTCATGCCGGTGGGGTTCCCGGTCTGGCGACCGGCAATCCGTATCAGGGATCGCGCGGCAAGCCGAGCAGTCGTTCGGCGATGATGTTGAGCTGCACCTCACTGGTGCCGCCGTAGATCGTGGTCGCCCGTCCCGCCAGCAGATACTCGCTCCACTTGCCGGACAGCTCTCCCTGGTCGCCGATGGCCGCGTCGGTGCCGAACGACGACACCCCGAACTCGGCGTACCCCTGACCGGTTTTCATCGACAACAGCTTCGAGATCGCCGCCGCAGGCATCGGATCGCCACCGGCGAGGGTCAGCAGCGTCGAGCGCATGTTGAGCAGTTTGGCGGCGTGCCCCTCGGCGATCAGCCTGCCGGCCTCGTGCTGCTCGATCTGGTCGAAGTGTCCGTCGCGCAGGAAGTCCACGAACTGTTCGAGGCTCGCCAGGAACGGCGGCTCACTGCTGCCGATCGAGACGCGTTCGTTGGTCAGGGTGTTGCGGCTGACCTCCCAGCCCCGGTTCACCTCGCCCAGCACCATCTCGTCGGGCACGAACA from Mycobacterium sp. DL includes:
- the fadD2 gene encoding long-chain-fatty-acid--CoA ligase FadD2 — its product is MPKLSDVPLQVVAKVQQSAGKYLDRGSAELHYARKMFEAGALKIEPPQAMAAFIADIRRWGEIGMIPALNARRYPHRAAVVDDEGEMTFKELDDAVNAVANGLLAKGIKGGDGVAILARNHRWFLVSVYAAARVGGRIILLNSEFSGPQIKEVSEREGSKLVIYDDEYTAAVSHADPALGKLRALGVNSDSEEPSGSTDETLAELIARTDKRPPPKATKNSSIIILTSGTTGTPKGANRSAPPSLAPIGGVLSSVPFKAAEVTSLPAPMFHALGFLHATIAMMLGSTLVLRRRFKPATVLADIEKNKATAMVVVPVMLSRLLDELDKTSPKPDLSSLRIVFVSGSQLGAELATRALKELGPVIYNLYGSTEVAFASIARPQDLSINPATVGPVVRGMKVKILDDNGHEVPRGQVGRIFVGNFFPFEGYTGGGGKQIIDGLLSSGDVGYFDDNDLLYVSGRDDEMIVSGGENVFPAEIEDLVSGHPEVVEATALGVEDKEWGARLRCFVVKVEGATIDEDAIKTYVRENLARYKVPREVVFLDELPRNPTGKILKRQLREME